A region from the uncultured Holophaga sp. genome encodes:
- a CDS encoding formyltransferase family protein: protein MPRAVVCAYSPVGAAALEGLLAAGVQVTALYTYPQPDQDRWFEAPAAVAGRHGIPVHCEPDFNADAVLDSLRAEAPDLLFSFYFREMIAARALDLPRLGAFNLHGSLLPAYRGRAPINWALLRGETRTGITLHRMTPKPDDGDILAQEPLDIAWDETALSLTLRMAAAGREMVRTVVPGLVDGSVIPKAQTGLGPSSYFGGRRPSDSRLDFLMSTGEAFNQIRAVADPWPNAYLETPRGLVKIPWALPSAEPCPQGTWRKSPEGVLLGFANGALRLHALRRGDFRSERPSDHARWLNELDIKEA from the coding sequence ATGCCACGTGCCGTCGTCTGCGCCTACTCCCCCGTCGGGGCCGCTGCCCTCGAGGGGCTCCTTGCGGCAGGGGTCCAGGTCACGGCCCTCTACACATACCCCCAGCCCGATCAGGACCGCTGGTTCGAGGCCCCGGCGGCAGTGGCCGGACGCCACGGGATCCCGGTGCACTGCGAGCCGGACTTCAACGCCGACGCGGTCCTTGACAGCCTCAGGGCCGAGGCCCCGGACCTGCTCTTCAGCTTCTATTTCCGGGAGATGATCGCGGCTCGGGCCCTGGACCTGCCCCGCCTGGGCGCCTTCAACCTCCATGGTTCCCTCCTGCCGGCCTATCGGGGCCGGGCCCCCATCAACTGGGCCCTCCTCCGCGGAGAGACCCGAACGGGAATCACCCTCCACCGCATGACCCCCAAGCCCGACGACGGCGATATCCTCGCCCAGGAGCCGCTGGACATCGCGTGGGATGAGACGGCCCTCAGCCTCACCTTGAGGATGGCGGCTGCCGGGAGGGAAATGGTGCGCACGGTGGTCCCAGGTCTTGTGGACGGCAGCGTCATCCCGAAGGCTCAAACCGGGTTGGGGCCTTCCTCCTACTTCGGGGGACGGCGCCCCTCCGACTCCCGTCTGGACTTCTTGATGAGCACAGGCGAGGCCTTCAACCAGATCAGGGCGGTGGCGGACCCCTGGCCCAATGCCTACCTGGAGACCCCCCGGGGACTGGTGAAGATCCCCTGGGCCCTTCCTTCCGCCGAACCCTGCCCCCAGGGTACTTGGCGGAAGAGCCCCGAGGGGGTCCTGCTGGGCTTCGCCAATGGGGCCCTCCGCCTCCATGCCCTCAGACGGGGCGACTTCCGGAGTGAGCGCCCCAGCGATCATGCCCGGTGGCTAAATGAACTGGACATCAAAGAAGCCTAA
- a CDS encoding SPFH domain-containing protein produces the protein MGLMDWGKAQLLDILQWLDDSADTMAWRYPMRGQEIQNGGKLVVRESQVAVFVNEGQFADVFGPGTHTLNTQNLPVLATLKGWKYGFESPFKSDVYFLNTKLFNDLGWGTPNPIMLRDADFGMLRIRAFGIYSVRIVDPKAFLQQVMGTNEAYSVTDIQDQLRKSLISRFTDALGEAKVPALDLAAHYDELSDLLRQKMDPEFRTMGLECAKLFIENISLPEEVEAMMDKRTSVGLMAPVMGAYTQMQVADSVPLAAQNPGGLAGMGMGLGVGVGMGNMMGQQMGGAMGQMAQTPYPAGSAPAAPAAPARSLKEELMELKDLFDSQLITQAEYDAQRAVIMRKHGMGQP, from the coding sequence ATGGGTCTGATGGACTGGGGCAAAGCCCAACTTCTAGACATCCTGCAGTGGCTGGATGACAGCGCCGACACCATGGCCTGGCGCTATCCCATGCGCGGCCAGGAGATCCAGAATGGCGGCAAGCTGGTGGTACGGGAGAGCCAAGTGGCGGTCTTCGTCAACGAGGGCCAGTTCGCCGATGTCTTCGGCCCCGGAACCCACACCCTCAACACTCAGAACCTGCCGGTCCTGGCCACCCTGAAGGGCTGGAAGTACGGCTTTGAGAGCCCTTTCAAAAGCGATGTATACTTCCTGAACACCAAGCTCTTCAACGATCTGGGCTGGGGCACCCCGAATCCCATCATGCTGCGCGATGCCGACTTCGGCATGCTCCGCATCCGGGCCTTCGGCATCTACTCCGTGCGGATCGTCGACCCCAAGGCCTTCCTCCAGCAGGTGATGGGCACCAACGAGGCCTACTCGGTCACGGACATCCAGGACCAGCTCCGCAAGAGCCTCATCAGCAGGTTCACCGATGCCCTGGGGGAGGCCAAGGTCCCGGCCCTGGACCTGGCCGCCCACTACGACGAGCTCTCAGACCTGCTCCGGCAGAAGATGGACCCAGAGTTCCGCACCATGGGCCTGGAGTGCGCCAAGCTCTTCATCGAGAACATCAGCCTTCCCGAAGAGGTGGAGGCCATGATGGACAAGCGCACCAGCGTGGGCCTGATGGCTCCGGTCATGGGGGCCTACACCCAGATGCAGGTGGCCGACAGCGTGCCCCTGGCCGCCCAGAACCCCGGTGGTCTGGCGGGCATGGGCATGGGCCTCGGGGTCGGCGTCGGCATGGGCAACATGATGGGCCAGCAGATGGGGGGCGCCATGGGGCAGATGGCCCAGACCCCCTACCCCGCAGGCAGCGCACCCGCCGCTCCGGCGGCGCCGGCCAGGAGCCTGAAGGAGGAACTGATGGAGCTCAAGGATCTCTTCGACTCCCAGCTCATCACCCAGGCCGAGTACGATGCCCAGCGCGCCGTGATTATGAGAAAGCATGGCATGGGCCAGCCCTAA
- a CDS encoding PilZ domain-containing protein — protein MPEFVKKRKYTRMPVGLEHRIRFAIGATSLEHVPLANLSAGGCLALVPAGMASHVRPGLLLMDCLLEHGEMPDAPICSRIMRIEVPNNLDGHFGLGIAFLSTSPDFYEQINTYVARHLGCLD, from the coding sequence GTGCCAGAGTTCGTCAAGAAGCGGAAATACACACGCATGCCGGTCGGACTGGAACACCGGATCCGCTTCGCCATCGGGGCGACCTCCCTGGAGCACGTTCCCCTGGCCAACCTGAGCGCCGGAGGATGCCTGGCCCTGGTCCCAGCCGGAATGGCCAGCCATGTCCGTCCGGGCCTGCTGCTCATGGACTGCCTCCTGGAGCATGGCGAGATGCCCGACGCCCCCATCTGTTCTCGGATCATGAGGATCGAGGTGCCCAATAACCTGGACGGCCACTTCGGACTGGGCATTGCCTTCCTCTCCACCTCCCCGGACTTCTACGAGCAGATCAACACGTACGTGGCCCGCCATCTGGGATGCCTGGACTGA
- a CDS encoding phosphatidylglycerol lysyltransferase domain-containing protein: MSDPLAPDYRECLAKQGSHPNHPVALLSPHRFFRTRKGSFMPFRRSFGALTLTCDPLLGDEPLGQALREFDRSRPNRAMVFAGVTGPTATELATLGYTVLKIGEEPWVDLADCLPKGNRGKGVRAARNQALRAGCTAAEWTREACLAQRGAVEGLYREWRGLTFISLEGGALATDPFADIPGRHYFAVEREGGLEAFLVATPVREGETYYLEDLVYRRHCTRGAQELAVLTALECLRLSGATRASLGLVLLRHLETGAASTLDMGTLPMRLLRRGIARLYNAEGQDLFRKRFQIARWEPTYLAFRGPRFLGGLRWGLCPLLAMAWSVLAMVLDLDPTLMWPWN; this comes from the coding sequence ATGTCGGATCCACTCGCCCCGGATTACCGGGAATGCTTGGCCAAGCAGGGCAGCCACCCGAACCACCCAGTCGCCCTGCTCTCGCCGCACCGATTCTTCCGGACCCGGAAGGGCTCTTTCATGCCCTTCCGGCGCTCCTTCGGAGCCCTCACCCTCACCTGTGACCCCCTTCTGGGGGATGAGCCTCTGGGTCAGGCCCTGAGGGAGTTCGACCGCTCCCGGCCCAACCGGGCCATGGTCTTTGCCGGGGTCACCGGTCCAACCGCAACAGAGCTGGCCACCCTGGGCTATACCGTGCTCAAGATCGGCGAAGAGCCCTGGGTCGACCTCGCGGACTGCCTGCCCAAGGGAAACCGCGGCAAGGGCGTCAGGGCCGCCCGGAATCAGGCTCTCCGCGCTGGCTGTACGGCCGCGGAGTGGACCCGGGAGGCCTGCCTCGCCCAGCGGGGGGCTGTCGAGGGCCTCTACAGGGAATGGCGCGGGCTGACCTTCATCTCCCTGGAGGGGGGTGCCCTGGCCACGGATCCTTTTGCGGACATCCCGGGGAGGCACTACTTCGCGGTGGAAAGGGAGGGCGGACTGGAGGCCTTTCTGGTCGCCACCCCAGTCAGGGAGGGCGAGACCTATTACCTGGAGGACCTGGTCTACCGTCGCCACTGCACCCGGGGCGCCCAGGAACTCGCAGTGCTCACGGCCCTGGAGTGCCTCCGCCTCTCGGGAGCCACCCGGGCCAGCCTGGGCCTGGTCCTCTTGCGCCACCTGGAGACGGGAGCGGCCTCCACCCTCGACATGGGCACCCTGCCCATGCGGCTCCTCCGTCGCGGCATCGCCAGACTCTACAATGCCGAGGGTCAGGATCTCTTCCGCAAGCGATTCCAGATCGCCCGCTGGGAGCCCACCTACCTGGCCTTCCGCGGCCCCCGCTTCCTGGGGGGTCTCCGCTGGGGCCTCTGCCCCCTCCTGGCCATGGCCTGGTCAGTGCTCGCCATGGTGCTGGACCTGGACCCTACGCTCATGTGGCCCTGGAACTGA
- a CDS encoding tetratricopeptide repeat protein, translated as MTWVSVLAGPLDPPPELLPFARQVMQTRQTTRGKLEALLRATFSPTGEGGLGMVYDNSHTRTVAEAWQEHRANCLTLTAFYVAACHAGGIEAQFAEVLNINRWQRRGDTIRLERHVVALVHNPPLEDLIADFLPEVRPRSGVYLVSPLSRERILALYHSNRAVEFMDAGDPHAALVEADRSLAVDAGSGIGWNTEGVVQQRLGHPLEAEQAFRRSLELDPTGGAALENLEILLRSQGREREADHFREIGYKVRRRDPYFRARLAEESLAEGHLDEALDHAKAAVRLQIADPELFLLLARVRLARGQPEAALKALEKARRLAMPGDQERYKSKMDMIRAWRIGE; from the coding sequence ATGACGTGGGTATCCGTCCTGGCGGGTCCTCTGGACCCGCCCCCGGAGCTGCTCCCCTTTGCCAGGCAGGTCATGCAGACCCGGCAGACGACCCGAGGCAAGCTGGAGGCCCTGCTCCGTGCCACCTTCAGCCCCACGGGCGAGGGTGGGCTGGGAATGGTCTATGACAATTCCCACACCCGCACTGTGGCCGAGGCCTGGCAGGAGCACCGGGCCAACTGCCTCACCTTGACGGCGTTCTATGTGGCGGCCTGCCATGCCGGAGGGATCGAGGCCCAGTTTGCCGAAGTGCTCAACATCAACCGCTGGCAGCGGCGGGGTGACACCATCCGCCTCGAGCGGCATGTAGTGGCGCTGGTCCACAATCCCCCCTTGGAAGATCTCATCGCCGATTTCCTGCCTGAGGTCCGGCCCCGCTCGGGGGTCTATCTGGTGTCCCCCCTCTCCCGGGAGCGGATCCTGGCGCTCTACCATAGCAACCGTGCGGTGGAGTTCATGGATGCTGGCGATCCCCATGCGGCGCTGGTGGAGGCGGACCGGAGTCTAGCCGTGGATGCCGGGTCGGGGATCGGATGGAATACGGAGGGGGTGGTGCAGCAGCGCCTGGGGCACCCCTTGGAAGCCGAACAGGCCTTCAGGCGATCCCTCGAGCTGGATCCGACCGGGGGCGCCGCCTTGGAAAACCTGGAGATTCTCCTTCGGAGCCAGGGCCGGGAACGGGAGGCCGACCACTTCCGGGAGATCGGGTACAAGGTCCGCCGCAGGGACCCCTACTTCAGGGCCCGCCTTGCGGAGGAATCCTTGGCGGAGGGTCACTTGGATGAGGCCTTGGACCATGCCAAGGCGGCCGTGCGGTTGCAGATCGCCGATCCAGAGCTCTTCCTTCTCTTGGCCAGGGTCCGCTTGGCCAGGGGGCAGCCTGAGGCCGCACTCAAGGCCCTGGAAAAGGCCAGGCGGCTGGCCATGCCCGGCGATCAGGAGCGCTACAAAAGCAAGATGGACATGATCCGCGCTTGGCGCATCGGAGAGTGA
- a CDS encoding dihydroorotase has translation MSLYIANAHLMDAALGLNGPGALLVEDGKVAAIGAGVPAPEGAEVLDAGGMVLSPGFIDLHVHFREPGQTAKETIGTGSRAAVAGGFTAVCAMANTRPVNDSVAITELMLSRAQAAGLCRYFPMGTVTRGMGGEELTDYGVLKTAGCIAFSDDGRPIMNAAIMRKALEYTAWLQVPVVAHEEDEHLADKGFMHEGAVSAALGCRGIPSMAEEVMVARDLILAEHTGGHVHFQHLSTRGSLRLVREAKARGVKATCEVTPHHFTLTDRELHRFDADYKMNPPLRPQADVDAVLEAIADGTVDAIATDHAPHTTDDKSCELPDAAFGILGLETALPLVLDRLVRPGVISLARALELLTSSPAQVMHLDRLGLGSLAVGHPADFVLFDPEARITVDRDFIQSRSFNTPFKGWALPGKVLGTWVEGVRVWG, from the coding sequence ATGTCCCTGTACATCGCCAATGCCCATCTGATGGATGCCGCCCTGGGCCTGAATGGTCCGGGTGCTCTGCTGGTCGAGGATGGGAAGGTGGCTGCCATCGGCGCCGGGGTGCCCGCCCCGGAGGGGGCGGAGGTGCTGGATGCCGGTGGGATGGTGCTCTCCCCGGGCTTCATTGACCTCCACGTCCACTTCCGCGAGCCTGGGCAGACGGCCAAGGAGACCATCGGGACGGGTTCCCGCGCCGCCGTTGCCGGCGGCTTCACCGCGGTCTGTGCCATGGCCAACACCCGGCCGGTCAATGACTCGGTGGCCATCACGGAGTTGATGCTCAGCCGCGCCCAGGCCGCCGGACTCTGCCGCTACTTCCCCATGGGAACGGTGACCCGCGGTATGGGCGGCGAAGAGTTAACGGATTACGGTGTGCTGAAGACAGCCGGTTGCATCGCCTTCAGCGACGATGGCCGCCCCATCATGAACGCCGCCATCATGCGCAAGGCCCTGGAATACACCGCCTGGCTCCAGGTGCCCGTGGTGGCGCACGAAGAGGATGAGCACCTCGCGGACAAGGGCTTCATGCACGAAGGGGCGGTCAGCGCCGCTCTGGGCTGCAGGGGCATCCCGTCCATGGCCGAGGAGGTCATGGTGGCCCGGGACCTGATCCTGGCCGAGCACACCGGGGGGCATGTCCACTTCCAGCACCTCTCCACCCGGGGCTCCCTGCGCCTGGTGCGGGAGGCCAAGGCCCGGGGGGTGAAGGCCACCTGCGAGGTCACACCTCACCACTTCACCCTCACCGATCGGGAACTGCACCGCTTCGACGCCGACTACAAGATGAACCCGCCCCTCCGCCCTCAGGCGGATGTGGATGCCGTGCTGGAGGCCATCGCGGACGGGACGGTGGACGCCATCGCCACGGATCATGCGCCCCACACCACGGACGACAAGTCCTGCGAGCTGCCTGATGCCGCCTTCGGCATCCTGGGGCTGGAGACCGCCCTCCCCCTGGTGCTTGACCGCCTGGTGAGGCCTGGGGTCATCAGCCTGGCCCGGGCCCTTGAACTCCTGACGAGCTCGCCTGCGCAGGTCATGCACCTGGATCGCCTCGGTCTGGGCTCCCTGGCGGTGGGGCACCCTGCGGACTTCGTCCTCTTCGATCCGGAGGCACGCATCACAGTGGATCGGGACTTCATCCAGAGCCGCTCCTTCAACACGCCCTTCAAGGGCTGGGCTCTGCCCGGGAAGGTGCTCGGCACCTGGGTCGAAGGTGTGCGGGTCTGGGGCTGA